The genomic interval TGGTTGTATTAAAGGTGTGGAGTAACGTACCATCTCGACACCGCCACAGTGCGATCGCGCCCTCTTGATCCACCGCTGCTAGTTTATCACCGTTGGCGGAAAAACGGACATGGGAAACATGGGGACGAGTTAACGTTTGCGATAATTTATCCTCCAGATATTGCCACAGTTGAATCTCCTGATCGGTACTAATGGCAATTTGTTGACGGTTGGGATTAAAACTGATGCTGGTTATCTTATCAGCATCAACGTTTACAGTTCCCTGTCGTTGACCCTTTTGATCCCAAACTTGAATTATACCATCAGCGCTAGCACTGGCGAGGGTTTGGCTATCAGAACTAAAGCTGAGATTAATGATGCGATCGCCTGCTTCCTGTAAAATATAAACTCGGTTAGATTTATCGGGATCACTCCGATGATGCCACAGCTTTACCGTACCATCCTTATAGGCAACAGCCAACATCTGACTATCCGGACTAAACTGAAACTGAGTCACTGGGGAAGAATGTCCGGGTAAGGTATTCGGCTGACTGAAACTTGAAATCGCTTGATTGAATGCCATAATCACCCGCATTTTGGTATCCGCCGTCACGCCAAGGGACTGTTTAAGTTCTTTGGTGGCGCGAATACTTTCGATGAGTGCATCTCGCGTTTGATTGGTGGCTAAAAGGGATTCGGATAATAAACTCAGGGTATTGATTTTAATATTCCGTTCTTCAATCGATGGTTTAACCCAAAATACACCCATCAATAGGGTTATAATCACCGCCGCCGCCCCCGTGAGATATTGAAATCTCAACTGCTGTTCCCGATTTAATTTCGCTTGGATTAATTTTCGCTGCTGTTGTTCTTTCGTCAATTCTTCCAGTAATTCTTTTTCGCGACGCAGTTGCTGAATTTCCGCTTGATTTTGGCTTTCGATTTGCCGCAACTGTGCCAGGGTTGCTTCTTGAGACGCAGCCAGGAAATGATAATCGCGATCGCTTAAACTTTTTCCTGTCGCCCAATCTTGAGCATCCTGTAAAGCTTGTCCGCGCAATAATCGGGATTCATCTTGACAATCTGAGGCAAACCAAGCGGTTAACGCTTCACTGTAGGGGCGTAATTCAGCTAGGGAATTTTCTACCCAATTGGGTGTAAAAATAGACTGATAAATTCGGTTTTTTACTCGTAGTTTTCCCCCTTGACGAACTACTAATCCACTCAAGCATAATTGAGCTTGTTCCGGGCTATCATCAGCAATCAATTCTCCTTGGTGTAAAATTCGCTGATAAAGTCCCAATAATCGACCCGCTAATTGCTCATTTTTGAGAATGCGATCGCGGATAGTCCGGATATGAGCAGGTTCATCTTGAGATTCCCAGTTTTTCAGGAGTTGGGATAGGACAATTTGCCCAATTAAGGGTGAATTTAAATTTGCGCTTGAATCATTAATAGTCGAGTAATGCACCCCGACTAGGCTTGAATGTTGCACCACTACCTTACAAAGTTTTTGGGTGAGAAAAGGTTGTCCACTTGTCCAGTCTAAAATCTCTTGCAAGACAGTTTCAGAATGATTAACATTTCCCGCTAATCCCTGAAGCAACGGTTGGCAATCTTGGAATTGAAACCCCTGCAATTCTATCGCCCGACCAATATTAAAGGGGGTGCGGGTGGGGTCACTAATTAAATCTGATGGCGTAGCGACTCCGACTAAGGCAAATGTAAGCCGCTTATATTCACTATTTTGGGCGCGTTTATTATAGCAGGCGCGAATCAAGGCAAAAAAGTCATCGGCAGATTCGTTTAAGCTGAGAATGCTATCAATTTCATCGATAAAAATAACAATAGGTTGAGATAACTCTTTCAGCAGTACCGTGGAAACAAGTTCACTCAATCGCTGTACTGGAGACATCCAATCTCGCTCTTGCCACCAGTCCATAAATTCCAGAGGATTGAATAGATTAAAGCTATTCAATAACTGATAGGCTACACCACCATACCACTGTTCCAGAGATTGACTACCAATATCAGATAAATCAATCGCAGCACAGGCAAATCCTTCGGCAGAAAGCTTTTGCATCGTGCGAACCAGTAAACTAGATTTACCCATTTGTCGGGAATTAAGGACATAACAAAATTCTCCGCTTTTAAGCCCTTCATAGAGTTCCGTGTCCGCTTGTCGGATAATGTAAGTGGGGGCATCTTCGGGAAGACTACCACCGATTTGATAGGGGTAATCGTGCATAATTTATTAGGTTTTTGGCTATGGGGATAAGGCGAGACATTTAAGTTGAATAGCACGGCAATAAGCATTAGGCAATCACCGAAACATTTGAGCTACCGTAGTGGCGTGGCACACCTTAGTTGGTGGATTATCATTGGTTCGTAGTGAGGGAATTTCAGCCCTCTCCAGATAGGTTTGCGCGAGAACTAAAGTTCTCACTACAAACAAAGTCCTATTTTAGTTGATTTTTTCATTAATTATTGTAGAGCCACTTCAATGGTTTATTTTAAATCCAGCCAATCCAATATGGTTTGAAGTAACCAGGCACTATCTATGTTGTCTAAATTGCCACTAATTCTACAGAGACAATGGGTTGAAATGATGCCAATTTCGTAACTGAAATCTCC from Coleofasciculus chthonoplastes PCC 7420 carries:
- a CDS encoding AAA-like domain-containing protein; this encodes MHDYPYQIGGSLPEDAPTYIIRQADTELYEGLKSGEFCYVLNSRQMGKSSLLVRTMQKLSAEGFACAAIDLSDIGSQSLEQWYGGVAYQLLNSFNLFNPLEFMDWWQERDWMSPVQRLSELVSTVLLKELSQPIVIFIDEIDSILSLNESADDFFALIRACYNKRAQNSEYKRLTFALVGVATPSDLISDPTRTPFNIGRAIELQGFQFQDCQPLLQGLAGNVNHSETVLQEILDWTSGQPFLTQKLCKVVVQHSSLVGVHYSTINDSSANLNSPLIGQIVLSQLLKNWESQDEPAHIRTIRDRILKNEQLAGRLLGLYQRILHQGELIADDSPEQAQLCLSGLVVRQGGKLRVKNRIYQSIFTPNWVENSLAELRPYSEALTAWFASDCQDESRLLRGQALQDAQDWATGKSLSDRDYHFLAASQEATLAQLRQIESQNQAEIQQLRREKELLEELTKEQQQRKLIQAKLNREQQLRFQYLTGAAAVIITLLMGVFWVKPSIEERNIKINTLSLLSESLLATNQTRDALIESIRATKELKQSLGVTADTKMRVIMAFNQAISSFSQPNTLPGHSSPVTQFQFSPDSQMLAVAYKDGTVKLWHHRSDPDKSNRVYILQEAGDRIINLSFSSDSQTLASASADGIIQVWDQKGQRQGTVNVDADKITSISFNPNRQQIAISTDQEIQLWQYLEDKLSQTLTRPHVSHVRFSANGDKLAAVDQEGAIALWRCRDGTLLHTFNTTNDAIIDIQFSPNSQLIASSSTEGTVRLWRKNGTLLNILQHTKPVTSFSFSADNQMLATTSTDNRVRLWHQNGTLLKALPSHKNPVAKVSFSLDGEQLALANPDGTVSLWNLNLNHLLQQGCISLTRSDNRVHTKTDSDAFHLCQRYTPVNIDR